The following proteins are co-located in the Gossypium hirsutum isolate 1008001.06 chromosome A02, Gossypium_hirsutum_v2.1, whole genome shotgun sequence genome:
- the LOC107950664 gene encoding nucleosome assembly protein 1;4 isoform X4: MSNDDASDLGVALPAAAAALSAEERAGLVNELKNKLQNLAGEHADVLETLSPNVRKRVEVLREIQSEHDELEKKFFEERAALEAKYQKLYEPLYTKRYEIVNGIVKVEGETNEAVMDEEGDKCVEEKGVPDFWQTAMKMNEILAEEISERDEGALKYLKDIKWSRNDDPKGFKLEFFFDSNPFFKNTVLTKTYHMVDDENEPILEKAIGTKIEWYPGKCLTQKVLKKKPKKGSKNAKPITKTENCESFFNFFNPPQIPEDDDIDDELAEELQDRMEHDYNIGSAIRDKLIPHAVSWFTGEAGQGNEYDGLESDYDSDDQDGDEGEDGDEEDETEERKGKKKSASANAGLNQHGERPPE, from the exons ATGAGTAACGATGACGCATCCGATCTCGGCGTCGCCCTCCCCGCCGCCGCTGCCG CTTTGAGTGCTGAGGAACGCGCCGGCCTGGTTAATGAGCTTAAG AATAAGCTTCAAAATTTAGCGGGAGAACATGCTGATGTGCTAGAAACACTATCACCAAATGTCAGAAAACGTGTTGAGGTTCTCAGGGAGATTCAG AGTGAACATGATGAACTGGAGAAGAAGTTTTTTGAGGAGAGAGCTGCATTGGAGGCCAAGTATCAGAAACTTTATGAACCACTTTATACTAAG AGGTATGAAATTGTGAATGGTATAGTGAAGGTTGAAGGAGAAACAAATGAAGCTGTGATGGACGAAGAAGGGGATAAATGTGTAGAAG AAAAAGGAGTGCCTGACTTTTGGCAAACTGCgatgaaaatgaatgaaattttggcCGAGGAG ATTTCAGAGCGAGATGAAGGGGCTCTCAAGTATCTTAAAGATATCAAGTGGAGCAGAAACGATGATCCTAAGGGTTTCAAGCTAGAATTTTTCTTTGATTCTAACCCTTTTTTTAAGAATACCGTCCTGACAAAAACATATCACATGGTTGATGATGAAAATGAGCCCATCTTGGAGAAAGCAATTGG AACGAAGATTGAATGGTATCCTGGGAAATGCCTGACACAGAAGGTCCTAAAAAAGAAGCCCAAGAAAGGATCGAAGAATGCTAAGCCCATTACAAAAACTGAAAATTGTGAAAGCTTCTTCAACTTCTTCAACCCTCCTCAAATCCCCGAAGATGATGATATTGATGATGAGCTT GCTGAGGAACTTCAGGATCGAATGGAACATGACTATAACATTGG TTCGGCAATTCGAGACAAACTAATTCCTCATGCAGTATCATGGTTTACGGGGGAAGCTGGTCAGGGGAATGAGTATGATGGATTAGAAAGTGATTATGACAGTGATGACCAAGATGGTGATGAGGGTGAAGATGGGGATGAAGAAGATGAGACAGAAGAAAGAAAGGGCAAAAAGAAG AGCGCAAGTGCAAATGCCGGCCTAAATCAGCATGGTGAGCGCCCTCCAGAGT AG
- the LOC107950664 gene encoding nucleosome assembly protein 1;4 isoform X3, producing MSNDDASDLGVALPAAAAALSAEERAGLVNELKNKLQNLAGEHADVLETLSPNVRKRVEVLREIQSEHDELEKKFFEERAALEAKYQKLYEPLYTKRYEIVNGIVKVEGETNEAVMDEEGDKCVEEKGVPDFWQTAMKMNEILAEEISERDEGALKYLKDIKWSRNDDPKGFKLEFFFDSNPFFKNTVLTKTYHMVDDENEPILEKAIGTKIEWYPGKCLTQKVLKKKPKKGSKNAKPITKTENCESFFNFFNPPQIPEDDDIDDELAEELQDRMEHDYNIGSAIRDKLIPHAVSWFTGEAGQGNEYDGLESDYDSDDQDGDEGEDGDEEDETEERKGKKKMQSASANAGLNQHGERPPE from the exons ATGAGTAACGATGACGCATCCGATCTCGGCGTCGCCCTCCCCGCCGCCGCTGCCG CTTTGAGTGCTGAGGAACGCGCCGGCCTGGTTAATGAGCTTAAG AATAAGCTTCAAAATTTAGCGGGAGAACATGCTGATGTGCTAGAAACACTATCACCAAATGTCAGAAAACGTGTTGAGGTTCTCAGGGAGATTCAG AGTGAACATGATGAACTGGAGAAGAAGTTTTTTGAGGAGAGAGCTGCATTGGAGGCCAAGTATCAGAAACTTTATGAACCACTTTATACTAAG AGGTATGAAATTGTGAATGGTATAGTGAAGGTTGAAGGAGAAACAAATGAAGCTGTGATGGACGAAGAAGGGGATAAATGTGTAGAAG AAAAAGGAGTGCCTGACTTTTGGCAAACTGCgatgaaaatgaatgaaattttggcCGAGGAG ATTTCAGAGCGAGATGAAGGGGCTCTCAAGTATCTTAAAGATATCAAGTGGAGCAGAAACGATGATCCTAAGGGTTTCAAGCTAGAATTTTTCTTTGATTCTAACCCTTTTTTTAAGAATACCGTCCTGACAAAAACATATCACATGGTTGATGATGAAAATGAGCCCATCTTGGAGAAAGCAATTGG AACGAAGATTGAATGGTATCCTGGGAAATGCCTGACACAGAAGGTCCTAAAAAAGAAGCCCAAGAAAGGATCGAAGAATGCTAAGCCCATTACAAAAACTGAAAATTGTGAAAGCTTCTTCAACTTCTTCAACCCTCCTCAAATCCCCGAAGATGATGATATTGATGATGAGCTT GCTGAGGAACTTCAGGATCGAATGGAACATGACTATAACATTGG TTCGGCAATTCGAGACAAACTAATTCCTCATGCAGTATCATGGTTTACGGGGGAAGCTGGTCAGGGGAATGAGTATGATGGATTAGAAAGTGATTATGACAGTGATGACCAAGATGGTGATGAGGGTGAAGATGGGGATGAAGAAGATGAGACAGAAGAAAGAAAGGGCAAAAAGAAG ATGCAGAGCGCAAGTGCAAATGCCGGCCTAAATCAGCATGGTGAGCGCCCTCCAGAGT AG
- the LOC107950664 gene encoding nucleosome assembly protein 1;4 isoform X2, whose product MSNDDASDLGVALPAAAAALSAEERAGLVNELKNKLQNLAGEHADVLETLSPNVRKRVEVLREIQSEHDELEKKFFEERAALEAKYQKLYEPLYTKRYEIVNGIVKVEGETNEAVMDEEGDKCVEEKGVPDFWQTAMKMNEILAEEISERDEGALKYLKDIKWSRNDDPKGFKLEFFFDSNPFFKNTVLTKTYHMVDDENEPILEKAIGTKIEWYPGKCLTQKVLKKKPKKGSKNAKPITKTENCESFFNFFNPPQIPEDDDIDDELAEELQDRMEHDYNIGSAIRDKLIPHAVSWFTGEAGQGNEYDGLESDYDSDDQDGDEGEDGDEEDETEERKGKKKSASANAGLNQHGERPPECKQQ is encoded by the exons ATGAGTAACGATGACGCATCCGATCTCGGCGTCGCCCTCCCCGCCGCCGCTGCCG CTTTGAGTGCTGAGGAACGCGCCGGCCTGGTTAATGAGCTTAAG AATAAGCTTCAAAATTTAGCGGGAGAACATGCTGATGTGCTAGAAACACTATCACCAAATGTCAGAAAACGTGTTGAGGTTCTCAGGGAGATTCAG AGTGAACATGATGAACTGGAGAAGAAGTTTTTTGAGGAGAGAGCTGCATTGGAGGCCAAGTATCAGAAACTTTATGAACCACTTTATACTAAG AGGTATGAAATTGTGAATGGTATAGTGAAGGTTGAAGGAGAAACAAATGAAGCTGTGATGGACGAAGAAGGGGATAAATGTGTAGAAG AAAAAGGAGTGCCTGACTTTTGGCAAACTGCgatgaaaatgaatgaaattttggcCGAGGAG ATTTCAGAGCGAGATGAAGGGGCTCTCAAGTATCTTAAAGATATCAAGTGGAGCAGAAACGATGATCCTAAGGGTTTCAAGCTAGAATTTTTCTTTGATTCTAACCCTTTTTTTAAGAATACCGTCCTGACAAAAACATATCACATGGTTGATGATGAAAATGAGCCCATCTTGGAGAAAGCAATTGG AACGAAGATTGAATGGTATCCTGGGAAATGCCTGACACAGAAGGTCCTAAAAAAGAAGCCCAAGAAAGGATCGAAGAATGCTAAGCCCATTACAAAAACTGAAAATTGTGAAAGCTTCTTCAACTTCTTCAACCCTCCTCAAATCCCCGAAGATGATGATATTGATGATGAGCTT GCTGAGGAACTTCAGGATCGAATGGAACATGACTATAACATTGG TTCGGCAATTCGAGACAAACTAATTCCTCATGCAGTATCATGGTTTACGGGGGAAGCTGGTCAGGGGAATGAGTATGATGGATTAGAAAGTGATTATGACAGTGATGACCAAGATGGTGATGAGGGTGAAGATGGGGATGAAGAAGATGAGACAGAAGAAAGAAAGGGCAAAAAGAAG AGCGCAAGTGCAAATGCCGGCCTAAATCAGCATGGTGAGCGCCCTCCAGAGTGTAAGCAACAGTAG
- the LOC107950664 gene encoding nucleosome assembly protein 1;4 isoform X1, producing MSNDDASDLGVALPAAAAALSAEERAGLVNELKNKLQNLAGEHADVLETLSPNVRKRVEVLREIQSEHDELEKKFFEERAALEAKYQKLYEPLYTKRYEIVNGIVKVEGETNEAVMDEEGDKCVEEKGVPDFWQTAMKMNEILAEEISERDEGALKYLKDIKWSRNDDPKGFKLEFFFDSNPFFKNTVLTKTYHMVDDENEPILEKAIGTKIEWYPGKCLTQKVLKKKPKKGSKNAKPITKTENCESFFNFFNPPQIPEDDDIDDELAEELQDRMEHDYNIGSAIRDKLIPHAVSWFTGEAGQGNEYDGLESDYDSDDQDGDEGEDGDEEDETEERKGKKKMQSASANAGLNQHGERPPECKQQ from the exons ATGAGTAACGATGACGCATCCGATCTCGGCGTCGCCCTCCCCGCCGCCGCTGCCG CTTTGAGTGCTGAGGAACGCGCCGGCCTGGTTAATGAGCTTAAG AATAAGCTTCAAAATTTAGCGGGAGAACATGCTGATGTGCTAGAAACACTATCACCAAATGTCAGAAAACGTGTTGAGGTTCTCAGGGAGATTCAG AGTGAACATGATGAACTGGAGAAGAAGTTTTTTGAGGAGAGAGCTGCATTGGAGGCCAAGTATCAGAAACTTTATGAACCACTTTATACTAAG AGGTATGAAATTGTGAATGGTATAGTGAAGGTTGAAGGAGAAACAAATGAAGCTGTGATGGACGAAGAAGGGGATAAATGTGTAGAAG AAAAAGGAGTGCCTGACTTTTGGCAAACTGCgatgaaaatgaatgaaattttggcCGAGGAG ATTTCAGAGCGAGATGAAGGGGCTCTCAAGTATCTTAAAGATATCAAGTGGAGCAGAAACGATGATCCTAAGGGTTTCAAGCTAGAATTTTTCTTTGATTCTAACCCTTTTTTTAAGAATACCGTCCTGACAAAAACATATCACATGGTTGATGATGAAAATGAGCCCATCTTGGAGAAAGCAATTGG AACGAAGATTGAATGGTATCCTGGGAAATGCCTGACACAGAAGGTCCTAAAAAAGAAGCCCAAGAAAGGATCGAAGAATGCTAAGCCCATTACAAAAACTGAAAATTGTGAAAGCTTCTTCAACTTCTTCAACCCTCCTCAAATCCCCGAAGATGATGATATTGATGATGAGCTT GCTGAGGAACTTCAGGATCGAATGGAACATGACTATAACATTGG TTCGGCAATTCGAGACAAACTAATTCCTCATGCAGTATCATGGTTTACGGGGGAAGCTGGTCAGGGGAATGAGTATGATGGATTAGAAAGTGATTATGACAGTGATGACCAAGATGGTGATGAGGGTGAAGATGGGGATGAAGAAGATGAGACAGAAGAAAGAAAGGGCAAAAAGAAG ATGCAGAGCGCAAGTGCAAATGCCGGCCTAAATCAGCATGGTGAGCGCCCTCCAGAGTGTAAGCAACAGTAG
- the LOC107950666 gene encoding uncharacterized protein: protein MFFVCFLFSFALSFLFFLFSFYYKKRLHKQQHPQDEQGKSQNEPALSNPSLSHKNAQTRENDSTQFPHSLLLEILPSDSTQWADLFTGESHPREETRQVGSVREGDLFESQSAKKKKKRGKKKRLDSKGEEENEEDRKKREEPGQSCSGSQVKPQLVCLYPFTSTSSATQRKIKQQYDQLVKCHGNKGLTLAQVGEFANCLIEARNDLQHKSEVIKRKFTITNALLFKAERSSFDRLRQQIYKLEMEQKRLEEDAFVYNWLQEQLKLSPAYKKMLEIGACMELKAKSGEQMEGADTEISDISFEELLAQEKKDSFWQKNGNLRRSSN, encoded by the exons ATGTTTTTCGTCTGCTTTCTCTTCTCTTTCGCTCTCTCTTTcctgttctttttattttctttctactATAAGAAAAGGCTCCATAAGCAACAACATCCACAAGACGAACAAGGAAAATCCCAGAATGAACCGGCCCTTTCCAACCCTTCTCTCTCCCATAAAAATGCCCAAACTCGGGAAAACGATTCCACCCAATTTCCCCATTCGCTTCTGCTAGAGATCTTGCCTTCTGATTCTACACAATGGGCTGATTTGTTTACAGGTGAAAGCCATCCTAGGGAAGAAACGAGGCAAGTTGGGTCGGTTCGAGAAGGGGACCTGTTTGAATCTCAAAGcgcgaagaagaaaaagaaaagaggaaagaagAAGAGATTGGATTCCAAAGGCGAAGAAGAAAATGAGGAAGAcagaaagaaaagggaagaacCAGGTCAGAGTTGTTCGGGTTCTCAGGTCAAGCCCCAGCTGGTTTGTTTGTACCCTTTTACATCAACGAGTAGTGCAACGCAAAGGAAGATCAAGCAACAATACGATCAGCTTGTTAAGTGTCATGGAAACAAAGGATTGACATTAGCTCAG GTTGGAGAATTTGCTAATTGCTTGATTGAGGCCAGAAATGATCtgcaacacaa GTCTGAGGTCATCAAACGTAAGTTTACAATAACAAACGCTCTGCTATTTAAAGCGGAGCGATCTTCATTTGATCGCCTGAGGCAGCAG ATATACAAGCTTGAAATGGAACAGAAGAGATTAGAAGAGGATGCCTTTGTCTATAATTGGCTGCAAGAGCAACTTAAACTATCACCGGCATACAAGAAG ATGCTTGAAATTGGTGCTTGCATGGAGTTAAAGGCCAAGTCTGGTGAGCAGATGGAAGGTGCAGATACCGAAATTTCTGACATTTCCTTTGAGGAGCTATTAGCTCAGGAAAAGAAAGATTCATTTTG GCAGAAAAATGGGAATTTGAGACGAAGCTCAAATTGA